One Zeugodacus cucurbitae isolate PBARC_wt_2022May chromosome 3, idZeuCucr1.2, whole genome shotgun sequence genomic region harbors:
- the Wipi2_0 gene encoding WD repeat domain phosphoinositide-interacting protein 2 isoform X1, whose amino-acid sequence MATSGYQLNFNQDFTSISVLDGSDGFRIFSINSCDKVEEIYTSDAEHIVLMERLFNTSLVVMVTAENPNCLQMLHFKKNQKICNCVYPTNILSIRMNRTRLIACLEESIHIHDIRDMKRLYSIENIAPNELGLCSLSLNSHLAFPICSTSGDLRLYNASKLKPGIVIHAHESRLSALNFSPSGQLLATASERGTVIRVFCVKTGQRVQEFRRGVKRCVRIASLVFAVNGQFLCVTSNTETVHIFKIDEKAVMMALEAEALKAANATAEKQPETLSPTSSSAEASGSDVSLSPNSSGWSEYLSKAVSSYLLPTQVSDVLAQDRAFATVVLAQPGIRHICGLTYVQKDLKVLIASEEGFLYIHEFNAEEGGACKLQAVHDLRGALDGVVELSLSENSDKMSPGSSNKEASGSGNVPTINVTAGNATQTASSTTKSSQPTTSKSSSTNASSDAKSKKSTVARCIIQNPDPVPDNSYAGILKGNQKPDPLTADSAKYRKLCDAIDTPSKLFDERQFPPVAIAARD is encoded by the exons TTCGATTTCCGTTCTGGATGGTAGCGATGGTTTTCGTATCTTCTCCATTAATAGCTGTGACAAGGTTGAGGAAATCTACACGAGCGATGCCGAGCATATTGTCTTAATGGAACGTCTCTTTAACACCTCACTAGTGGTGATGGTCACTGCCGAGAACCCGAATTGCTTGCAAATGCTGCACTTCAAGAAGAATCAGAAAATCTGCAATTGTGTCTATCCCACGAATATACTCAGCATACGAATGAATCGTACGCGTTTGATTGCCTGCCTGGAGGAGAGTATACACATACATGACATACGCGACATGAAGCGATTGTACTCCATTGAGAATATTGCACCCAATGAGTTGGGCCTGTGCTCGCTGTCGCTCAACTCGCATTTGGCCTTTCCCATTTGCAGCACCAGCGGCGATTTGCGGCTGTATAACGCCTCCAAGCTGAAACCGGGCATTGTAATACATGCGCACGAAAGCCGCTTGTCGGCATTGAATTTCTCGCCGAGCGGTCAGCTATTGGCGACCGCCTCCGAGCGTGGTACTGTGATACGTGTATTCTGTGTGAAGACTGGTCAGCGCGTGCAGGAGTTCAGACGCGGTGTGAAACGTTGTGTGCGCATTGCATCGTTGGTGTTTGCGGTGAATGGACAATTTCTCTGTGTCACATCCAATACGGAAACGGTGCAcatctttaaaatcgatgaaaaggctGTGATGATGGCACTAGAGG CTGAAGCCTTGAAGGCGGCTAACGCTACTGCTGAGAAGCAGCCGGAAACGTTATCACCAACGTCGTCGAGTGCTGAGGCTAGCGGTTCAGATGTCTCATTATCGCCGAATAGCAGCGGCTGGTCCGAATATCTCTCGAAGGCGGTATCCTCGTACCTTTTGCCCACCCAAGTGAGCGATGTGCTGGCGCAGGATCGCGCTTTTGCCACTGTGGTGTTGGCGCAGCCGGGCATACGTCACATTTGTGGCTTGACGTACGTACAAAAGGATCTGAAAGTGTTGATCGCTAGCGAGGAGGGTTTCCTCTACATACATGAATTCAATGCGGAGGAGGGTGGCGCGTGCAAACTGCAGGCCGTACACGATTTGCGCGGTGCACTCGATGGTGTTGTGG AACTGAGTCTCTCCGAGAACAGTGACAAAATGTCGCCAGGCTCATCCAATAAGGAGGCTAGTGGTAGCGGCAATGTGCCCACCATAAATGTCACCGCTGGTAATGCTACACAAACTGCTAGTAGCACAACAAAATCTAGCCAACCAACAACAAGTAAAAGTTCAAGTACAAACGCCAGTAGCGATGCGAAAAGTAAAAAGAGTACCGTTGCACGCTGTATCATACAAAATCCCGATCCGGTGCCGGACAATTCATATGCCGGCATACTTAAGGGTAATCAAAAGCCTGATCCACTAACAG CAGACTCTGCCAAGTACCGTAAGCTCTGTGATGCCATTGATACGCCATCTAAACTCTTCGATGAACGTCAATTTCCGCCAGTGGCGATTGCAGCACGCGACTGA
- the Wipi2_0 gene encoding WD repeat domain phosphoinositide-interacting protein 2 isoform X2, with protein sequence MATSGYQLNFNQDFTSISVLDGSDGFRIFSINSCDKVEEIYTSDAEHIVLMERLFNTSLVVMVTAENPNCLQMLHFKKNQKICNCVYPTNILSIRMNRTRLIACLEESIHIHDIRDMKRLYSIENIAPNELGLCSLSLNSHLAFPICSTSGDLRLYNASKLKPGIVIHAHESRLSALNFSPSGQLLATASERGTVIRVFCVKTGQRVQEFRRGVKRCVRIASLVFAVNGQFLCVTSNTETVHIFKIDEKAVMMALEAEALKAANATAEKQPETLSPTSSSAEASGSDVSLSPNSSGWSEYLSKAVSSYLLPTQVSDVLAQDRAFATVVLAQPGIRHICGLTYVQKDLKVLIASEEGFLYIHEFNAEEGGACKLQAVHDLRGALDGVVELSLSENSDKMSPGSSNKEASGSGNVPTINVTAGNATQTASSTTKSSQPTTSKSSSTNASSDAKSKKSTVARCIIQNPDPVPDNSYAGILKGNQKPDPLTDSAKYRKLCDAIDTPSKLFDERQFPPVAIAARD encoded by the exons TTCGATTTCCGTTCTGGATGGTAGCGATGGTTTTCGTATCTTCTCCATTAATAGCTGTGACAAGGTTGAGGAAATCTACACGAGCGATGCCGAGCATATTGTCTTAATGGAACGTCTCTTTAACACCTCACTAGTGGTGATGGTCACTGCCGAGAACCCGAATTGCTTGCAAATGCTGCACTTCAAGAAGAATCAGAAAATCTGCAATTGTGTCTATCCCACGAATATACTCAGCATACGAATGAATCGTACGCGTTTGATTGCCTGCCTGGAGGAGAGTATACACATACATGACATACGCGACATGAAGCGATTGTACTCCATTGAGAATATTGCACCCAATGAGTTGGGCCTGTGCTCGCTGTCGCTCAACTCGCATTTGGCCTTTCCCATTTGCAGCACCAGCGGCGATTTGCGGCTGTATAACGCCTCCAAGCTGAAACCGGGCATTGTAATACATGCGCACGAAAGCCGCTTGTCGGCATTGAATTTCTCGCCGAGCGGTCAGCTATTGGCGACCGCCTCCGAGCGTGGTACTGTGATACGTGTATTCTGTGTGAAGACTGGTCAGCGCGTGCAGGAGTTCAGACGCGGTGTGAAACGTTGTGTGCGCATTGCATCGTTGGTGTTTGCGGTGAATGGACAATTTCTCTGTGTCACATCCAATACGGAAACGGTGCAcatctttaaaatcgatgaaaaggctGTGATGATGGCACTAGAGG CTGAAGCCTTGAAGGCGGCTAACGCTACTGCTGAGAAGCAGCCGGAAACGTTATCACCAACGTCGTCGAGTGCTGAGGCTAGCGGTTCAGATGTCTCATTATCGCCGAATAGCAGCGGCTGGTCCGAATATCTCTCGAAGGCGGTATCCTCGTACCTTTTGCCCACCCAAGTGAGCGATGTGCTGGCGCAGGATCGCGCTTTTGCCACTGTGGTGTTGGCGCAGCCGGGCATACGTCACATTTGTGGCTTGACGTACGTACAAAAGGATCTGAAAGTGTTGATCGCTAGCGAGGAGGGTTTCCTCTACATACATGAATTCAATGCGGAGGAGGGTGGCGCGTGCAAACTGCAGGCCGTACACGATTTGCGCGGTGCACTCGATGGTGTTGTGG AACTGAGTCTCTCCGAGAACAGTGACAAAATGTCGCCAGGCTCATCCAATAAGGAGGCTAGTGGTAGCGGCAATGTGCCCACCATAAATGTCACCGCTGGTAATGCTACACAAACTGCTAGTAGCACAACAAAATCTAGCCAACCAACAACAAGTAAAAGTTCAAGTACAAACGCCAGTAGCGATGCGAAAAGTAAAAAGAGTACCGTTGCACGCTGTATCATACAAAATCCCGATCCGGTGCCGGACAATTCATATGCCGGCATACTTAAGGGTAATCAAAAGCCTGATCCACTAACAG ACTCTGCCAAGTACCGTAAGCTCTGTGATGCCATTGATACGCCATCTAAACTCTTCGATGAACGTCAATTTCCGCCAGTGGCGATTGCAGCACGCGACTGA